The following nucleotide sequence is from Vulpes lagopus strain Blue_001 chromosome 1, ASM1834538v1, whole genome shotgun sequence.
GAAGTCTAGATACTTCAGAGACATTTGTTGGATGAACAAATGCATTAATTTTGTGAGTGAGGCTGTCAGGGCTCTCGAAAGTCAACAGGCTTGGACAAGAAGCTTGAGTCCAGGTCTCCTCAGGCAGCATGCTTTGTATAAGATGGCCTGGGCATCTCCTGGAAGGACAAGGTTGCAGACCTTCGGTTGAAAATGGCTGAGAGGAATGTCGTGTGGTTTGTGGTCACTGCCCTGGATGAGATTGCGTGGCTGTTCAATCTCCGAGGATCAGACGTGGAGCACAATCCTGTGTTTTTCTCCTATGCAATCATAGGATTGGAGACGATCATGCTCTTCATTGATGGTGACCGCATAGATGACCCCAGTGTGAAGGAGCACCTGCTTTTTGACTTGGGCCTGGAAGCCGAATACAGAATCCAGGTGCTTCCCTACAAGTCCATCCTGAGCGAGCTCAAGGCTCTGTGTGCCAATCTCTCCCCAAGGGAGAAAGTGTGGGTCAGCGACAAGGCCAGCTATGCTGTGAGCGAGGCCATCCCCAAGGATCATCGATGCTGTATGCCTTACACCCCCATCTGCATTGCCAAAGCTGTGAAGAATTCTGCTGAATCAGACGGCATGAGACGAGCTCACATTAAAGATGCTGTTGCCCTCTGTGAACTCTTTAACTGGCTGGAGAAAGAGGTGCCCAAGGGTGGTGTGTCCGAGATCTCAGCTGCTGACAAAGCCGAGGAATTTCGCAGGCAACAGGCTGACTTTGTGGACCTGAACTTCCCAACGATTTCCAGTACGGGACCCAATGGCACCATCATTCACTACGCGCCAGTCCCTGAGACGAATAGGACCTTGTCCCTAGAGGAAGTGTACCTGATTGACTCGGGAGCTCAGTACAAGGATGGGACGACAGACGTGACACGGACCATGCATTTTGGGAGCCCTACAGCCTATGAGAAGGAATGCTTCACATATGTCCTCAAGGGCCACATAGCTGTGAGTGCAGCCGTTTTCCCGACTGGAACCAAAGGACACCTTCTTGACTCGTTTGCCCGCTCAGCTTTATGGGATTCTGGCCTGGATTACCTGCACGGAACAGGACATGGTGTTGGGTCTTTTCTGAATGTTCACGAGGGTCCTTGTGGCATCAGTTATAAAACCTCTGATGAGCCTTTGGAGGCAGGCATGATCGTCACTGATGAGCCGGGGTATTATGAAGATGGGGCTTTTGGAATTCGCATTGAAAATGTTGTCCTGGTGGTTCCTGTGAAGACCAAGTATAACTTCAATAACCGGGGAAGCCTGACCTTTGAACCTTTAACTTTGGTTCCAATACAGACCAAAATGATAGATGTGGATTCTCTTACAGACAAAGAGTGTGATTGGCTCAACAACTACCACCTGACCTGCAGGGATGTGATCGGGAAGGAATTGCAGAAGCAGGGCTGCCAGGAAGCTCTCGAGTGGCTCATCAGGGAGACACAGCCCATCTCCAAACAGCATTAATGCCTCCCTGGTTTGGGTTTTTGTAAGATGctccagggaagggaagaaaccCGGCAGATTCCTGACAtctgtctcctttcctctccttcctttcttcccctttttacTTTGAGATTCTAAGGAGAACTGAAAATCTTCTTATCCTCTTTGATATTTTCTTGCAAACACTCgatcttttatgatttttttaattattgagaaCGAGCCAAGAATAAAATTGCTGCACTGGAAAGAGGGTCCCCCCAAAACTGAACACTTGACCCGGGGGGACCCCTTGAGCAGCCACAGTGAGTTCTCTGGCCCGAGATGGTGAAGCCCTGCGCGCTTGCTCTCTGATGGTTCCAGGTGCTAGTACATCATTCACAATCTCCTTGATTCATGGGACTGTATTTATGATCAgtgaataaaatgtcaaaatgtaaaaaaaaaaaaaaatggatacatgctacaacatggatgaaccttgaagacttATGAAAAGTGAAATAGGCCAGATACAAAAGGACACATTGTATGAATCCAGTTGTTTAAGTACctggaatagtcaaattcatgCAGAAGAAAGTTGAACAGTAGTTACTGGGGCTGAGATGGAGGGGTCGTGAAGTGGCTTGGGGGGTGATAACAGGGAGTTATTATTTACTAGGTAGAGAGTTTCAATTTGGGAtaataaaaaagttctggagctAGATTGCAGTGATGGTGGCACAATGATGTGAATGTACCTAATGCCACGAGCTATACACTCAAAAATGattgaaatggtaaattttgtgtcaTAAATATTTACCATAACAAAAAAGccccacatatatttttatttatatatttaatttggacTTCCCTAACAGcagactctgggaaacaaggatTTGAGTAGTTTATTTGGGATTCCCACTGTTGGCAAGTGGGGAAGGAAGgtgagagaaggcaggcaagaCGGTTTATGTTATCAAGCCATGTACACTGGAAACGTAATTCAGCTGGAAACTCTGGGATCCAGTATAACACAAACCTGAGAGCTAAGTCCACCGGTTCCCACAGCGTTCTTAAAGGGCTACTCCGTAGACGGCTGCTCATTCCCTTGAGCCAGTGCAGCAGAGTGGACGCCTGTGACTCCCATAAAGTGCTTGGGCAAGGGGTCCTCCTCTGGCAACTGGACATAGTAAAGGCTGAGGCATTAGCAAAATCTGCCTCAATATATTTAATTCagacttaaaacaaaacaaaacaaaacaaaacagacctgCAATGCCTGGAGGGCTctgcggttgagggtctgccttcagcctaggtggtgatcccagggtcctgggatcaagtcctgcatccggctccccgcagggagcctgcttctccctctccctctgcctctacctctctccctgcgtctctcatgaataaataaacaaaatcttcaaaacgAAACAAAACCTAATTCAAGTAGATGGTATTAATTAAATAGGAAGAGATTTCTCAATTAGGCAGACCCTCAGTACTATAGGATGGGGCTTACAGGCCATGCAGCAGATATGAAGCACCACATCACCCCCATCCTGTGACTGTCAGACTTTGAACCGTCTCCCCCGTAGAATCTTGTAGCTTTAGCCCAAGTTTTTCACTCCCGAGTCTGCACCTCAGCCCCTGCTCCCCTAAGGAAAAGCACCTGGTGGCCTGCCtttcagaagaaggaaaactggggccaaaactctgttttcttctgaatGTAAGTAAAGCTCATTTagggggaggttttttttttttcttctttaatctcgAAACCCCTACATGTGTCTACAACTTTTCCTGTAAGTATTAAATACAAGTATTAAAAGTATTAAATACAAGAAGGAGGCGAGGAGGTCGAACGGGAGGCAAAGATGGAGAAACCTCTGGGAGGATAAGGCCTGGGGAGGGCGCCCGAGAACAAGGCTCAACCCGGGCTGTGAAGTGTGGAGAAAGATCAAAGCTGAAGTCATTTACATTTCACTGAATACCAGTGCCGACGCTTGGTGAGACTATTTACTGTAGCATCGTTTGAAACTTTGCAACTTTCCTTTTGCTTTGTGCTTTTTACCCCTTTCCCGTTTCCTGTTGCGATCCACAAccaaacctaacctaacccaacaAAAAGCCCTTGGAGAACCTTGCAAAAAGGTTATGCGAGCCTAAGGCAGTCGTGGGGTCACCTCCAGTTTTTCGATGCAGAGGGTGCTGGAAGGACTAAAATCCTGTTGGAAACACCACTGAAAATGGAAGCTGACGGTTCCACCCTGATGagatgggaaggaaaacaggagcTCAGCACACCTTTAATCCTTGGTGCACACTACAAGTTGCCACTCTGGCTCAGAGTTGAAGGAATCCCCGTGACCTGCtggagtggggagaagaggagatAGTTTCTTGGCAAGTCTCTTTGATACTTAGTTGTATCAAAACCTTCCCCAGGGAAACATTGAAAAATGTGATGGTTAGTTTCGTAAGTGCTGACAGCAAAATTACAGTCTAAATAGGTTTTGTCTTGAAGACGAAAGGACTTAACCATGTCTCACTTTGGGGACCAAACCCATTTTCATGTCAGGAAATTCCTCAACTGGAAGATTTAGTGAGAGGAAAAGTTCATGTTAACCATGGAAGagattttgcttttcatttaccTGTCTGGCTTGTATTCTTAGATTTATACAAGCTCATGGTCTGAGCTTGTAAGCTATAACAAGACCTGGAGAAACTTTAAATACATGTTACTGAGTGAAAGAGGACAATCCGAAAGGCTACATGCTGTATGAGTCCAACTATctaacattttggaaaaggcaaaattatggagatggTAAAAATATCAGGGATTGCCAAAATTAGGGAAAGGAGGGATGAATAGAGCatgggatttttagggcagtgaagctATTCAGCATGACGCTCTAATGGCACATGCATGTCATTATACacttgtccaaacccatagaatgtacaacaccaagagtgaaccctaatgtaaaagGACGACTTTGGGTAATAATGATGTGTTAAGACAGGTTCCCTAATTATAACAAAAGCAATGCTCTGGTGGGTGATGTTAATAGGGGGCAAGGTAAGTGTATTTGGGGGCACAGGGTGTATGGGAAATCTATGTACCTTCTGCTCAACATTGCTTTGAACctaaaaactgctctaaaataaagtgtgttttaaaaaagaaaaaaagtgtgctGTATATTCAACTACTGTGTACTTCCCATCCCTACAGCCTCTTTCCTGGGTCTCAGAAGACTGTCTTAGGTGGATGTCGCCACCTCGTGACCAGTGTGGGGAACTGTCCAACGCAAGTCGGCCTGCTTTCTTCTTCAGAGGCCTGGTGAACTTGTAATGTACCAGGTTTTCTTTTTGACAGTCACGGTTCCAGCTCAGCAAATCCCTCTAaagataatcacacacacacacacacacacacacacacacagaccagaCTCCTCTTACAACCTTCCCTCCCCACTATTGCTGattgtttctttctgttctcctGCAAGGCAATTTTGTAAtttccctctctgtccttctttttcttaatttgtgaCTCCCTCACTCACGTTAATGGAAAGCATATGTTTCACAAATAATGAGGCATTTTGAAATCaatgttatacattttaaaacttttgcatTCCCCAGAATCCTCAGAATGTTTACAGGGTTGGGAGTTCTCCTTGTCTCTCAATTAGATCCGCTTTTTCTCAATCACTGGTATTTAAGGCaatgtctaaaaaaaattatttatttgagctcATGCATAAGTGCATGAGGAGGGGTAAAgggggagtgagagggagagaagcagactctccgatGGGCAGaactcgatctcaagaccctgaggtcatgaccctggccaaaatcaagagttggccacccaacccactgagccacgcaggcatgaggcaacatttaaaaattacttaaaatattacttaatacatgggtatttttatttgtcaaaggAAAACTGGCTGGATAAACGAAGAACTAATAAACATAATTTCCTGTAGGGGGTGGGAGAGACCAGGGTTGAAGGCAGGAATAGAAGATACTTCTCTGAatgcagtttttgtttgtttaagaaagCAACCtaattgaagtataatataccaacataaaattcactcattatAAGTGTGCAATTTAACGACTTTTAGTAGATTTATGAAGTTATGCAAACATCACAATAGTCTAATGTTTTTGGAGTAATCTCTATgccaaacatggggctcgaactcatgaccccgagatcgagtcacatgctctactgactgaaccagccaggcgcctcaacaacaatctaattttagaacattttcagcaGCTTCCAAAGAAATTTTGCTCTTACTTTAAgtaatttctcattttcaatCCTAGCTCCAAAGTCTCACAAAGCCCATCATTAGCCCAGTCATTTTACCTAGGACCCTACCCAGGATGTCCTTACGGCACAGCTCTGGGGATAACATTCACCTGTAACCCATGCGGATGGTGTTTTGTGGAATTGAGCTGTACCCCAGGGCTGCGGCTTAATCTCTGTTTCATGAAATACAGGTTGTAAAATTAGTCAATAGCAGAATATCATGACATAtttacagtttcttttctttctttttttaaagtaggctgcatgcccagtgtggggcttgaactcatgatcctgaaatcaagcatcacatgctctaccgacccATCCAGCCAGGCGTGTCCCAGAATGATCATGACATTTGTAGAGCAGAGACTCATTATAGCAAAAAGTTTCTACTGCTCAAAGCTGTATTCATGTTATAAAGCAACACTATCTGCAACAGGAGCTGAAGATTATTAATCTCCATtgttagtgaaaaaaaaacaattaaaatatgatttgttgcagtttttaaaatagactttaggaacgcttgggtgactcagtgggagCACctcccttaggcccagggcatgatcctggagtcctggaatcgagtcccacatcgggctccctgcatggagcctgcttctccctctgcctgtgtctctgcctctctctgtgtctctcatgaataaataaataaaatcttaaaaaaagtaaaatagactttagtttttattttttataagattttattttaagagagagagagattgagcatgaggagggggaggggtagaagcagactcgctgctgagcagggagccagatgaggggctcaatcccaggaccctgggatcatgacttgaaccaaaggcagatgctcaactgactgagccacccaggtgtctccaataggctttattttttatttatttttatttatttatttttttagcctttagtttttagagcaatttcaggttcacagcaaaattgagtatAGTGATTTCTCATACATGTATAGCCTCCTTTGTAATCAGCGTTCCgctatttatagttttttttttaaagattttatttatttatttattcatgggagacatggagagagagagaggcagagacacaggcagagggagaagcaggctccatgcaaggagcccaacgtgggacctgatcccaggacctcaggatcacaccctgagccgaaggcagatgctcaaccgctgagccatccaggagtcccccACTTATTTGTAGTTTTAAGTATTTGTCCTTAGTATCTGCTTCTAGCAGGAGTAAGTTATCAGGTCATTCATTCATCTAGCAAATAGCTGCTAAGTatttactatatgtcaggcactacTTCAGATGATAAGAATAAACAGTGAACAAAAGCTCACAGAGCTTATATCTGGAGAGCTcaaacatttatcaaatactCCGTCACAAATATAATTGTAGAATGAGCTAGGAGACAGGGGCTCACAGTTTATAGAAAGATATAATCAGAGAGGTTGTACATGAAGCTTTGCCCAGATGACATGTCACCTACTTCTAGTTTTTTCCACATCGTTACCCAAGCTTTTCATGCATAAAGCTCCTTTCCTCTTTTAGCAGTCCTGACTCTTGCCTTCCCAGAAATCCAGGCAAAACAGATGAGACAGGTagtctccagcccctcccccaatCCTATCACCTGCTACAATCTGAATACAACTCTATGAAGTGAGAACACTTAGAATGCTGGACTTTACACCATCTTCTTCTGAGCAATCTTGATAAAACGCCATAATTTTGGACCAAGCAGGAATTCTTCTCATCAGTGACTGGAAAAGtgaaattaattcaataaatataaattatacatcatAGTTGAAAGAACTATATCACCCTGATTGAGTACAGAACAATACAAGCGTATGAATATCTTAAGGCTTACTAGATGCTAACAATATAATACTAGCAAGAAAAATGTCAGGGCAAGAACTCTAAACTTGATGTATTTAGTGATTAAAGTGTTTCCTTGAATTTCTAGGAAGGCCAAAATTACTCATTAAATGTTAAAGAGATATAatcaaagagcttttaaaaaagtcttctccaggggcacctggatggctcagtcagcgtctgcctttggctcaggttatgatctcacagtcctgggatcaggctccacattgggctccctgtccagtgaggaacctgcttctccctctccccttgatcatgcatgtgcattctctctctctctctacccccctcaaataaataaataaaatcttaaaaaggtcATCAGATTAAAAAATTTAACCAATAAAATGTGAGTAGCTCAGAGCAGATTTTAGTCTGTAGAAGGCCTCTGctaatttatatacttatatatttctgCTCTCTActtgaacaaacaaacaaaaaccaacagaaaATTACAGCCTtataaacaagaaataagaagGAATGAATTTTGGGCAGGCAAAACAATTAATTATCTTCCACAACAATTGTATGATTCAAGGTCAGAACACTATAAGACAGAGTCACAttgaaatgttagaaataaaaaatatgatgtCAGAGATAAGGAATTCCTTTGACAGGCATACCAGTGGACATGGCcaagttaaagaaataaataatcagcAAATTTGAAAATAGCTCAATAGAAATGACCcaaatggaaatacaaagagaaaaaaaaggaaaaagaaaaaagaaaagaaagaaagctggaaaGAGGTCTCAAGACATTTGGGCCAATATTAAATGGTCTAAAATGTATAATTagaatcccagaaggagaaagaggagaggagatgaAAGAGGagttgagagagagggagcaaggcagaagaaatatttaagaagataATGCCAAAATCTTTAGCATAAGAACAATAAaagaaggtgcctgggtggctcagtgcttgaggtctgcctttggctcaggtcgtgatcccagggtcctgggatcgagttccgcattgctatagggagcctgcttctccctctgcctgcgtctctcatgaataaataaataaaatcttaaaaaaaagaacaataaaagatGTCAAAATACATATCCAAGAAGCTCAGATAGCTCCAAACTGaataaatgtaaagtaaaaataataaaacgaaacaggggcacctggctggcttagtcctAGACTAcgccactcttgatcttggggtcgtgagttcaagcttcactttggggatagagtttacttaatgaaacaaaaacagataaaaagtgaaaaatgaaaaaaacaacaaatcccACATCTAGAAGAAACATAATTAAATTACTGGAAAccaaagataatgagaaaatctTGAAGACTGTGAGGAGATTCATCCCAGCCAGAGGAACAATGTTAAAACTTAACAAGTGTCATCTCATCAGAAACTAAGCAGACTGGAAGGTAATGAGAAAACATCTTTAGTATACTGAGAAAAACTGCTGACTTGAAATCACATACTTGGTAAAAACAGctttcaaaaaagcaaaataacaaattttcagacaaacaaaagctgaggaaACTCACTGGCAGCTGACTAGCCCTCTGGAAATGTTAAAGGAGGTCCTCTGGCAAAAGGACGATACTGTCAGATGAAAGCCTGAATTCACACAGAGGAataacaccagaaaaaaaattgaaaagaaaagccTTTCCCCCCCTtagtttttaatgactttttaaagtgaTTGTTGAAAGTGAAAATGCCAACAATGTGCAATGGAGTTTAGAATATATGGAGAAGTAGAATGTGTGGGAACAATAGCACAGAGGATAGGAAAAAGGAATTGGAAAGTATGTTTCGTAAAATTCTCACACTATACATGAAGTGGTACTATGTTATTTGAAGATAGATAGACCTGCAATGCCAAACGATGTATGCAacaacagttttttttgtttcttttttaagttttagattttatttatttattcatgagagattcagagaggcagagacacaagcagagggagaagcaggctccctgtggggagcccgatgtgggtgggactctatcccaggaccccaggatcacgccctgaggggaaggcagatgctcaaccactgagccacccaggcgccccaaccaCTAATGCAGTTTTATAAACAATGtaaccagggctgcctgggtggctcagatggttgagcgtctgccttcagtccaggtcatgatgtcagggtcctgggatccagccccatgcagggctccctgcttctgcctctccatctgccccttcccctctgcttgtgctctttttctcgctcaagtaaataaataaatcttaaaaaagagaaaaaggttgTAACTTTATTAAGCAATAGTGGAGATAAGTCACCATAAAACTAGATGGTGGTGCTAATTCAGAATCCACTAAGCAGACATCTGGACAGTGTCTCCAAGGACTGTCTCCCTCCTTCAACTTCTGCCACAGGGTTGCAGATTCACTGTATCTTCCTTCCGTAGGAGTACACCTGAGTAAGACTTGCCTATGGAGAAATCAGACCTCTTgatgtttcttttgtttaaccTCATCCCACACCTCCGTGAAAAACACATCTTCAGAGTTGCAACTCCCTTTGCAATTATGACAAACTTCTGTGTTACTGTGCATAGTAGCTTAGAGTCTCCATCCCATCACCCAGACCTAGACTCTTGCTTGTGTATACTGGAAGAATACAGAACCTCTTTTCTCCAATTACAGAGGCattgaagaaacaggaaaacattgGAAGCATTCCATCATTCTAACcataaaagtttcaaaaattaacATCTAGGGGCACCCGGCTGACTCAGTCGGAAGATCATAcagctcttgatcttagagtcatgagtttgaggcccatgttgtgtagaggttacttaaaatacataaataaataaatagacttaaaaaaattaacatctagaatctgcatttttaacgaGCTCTAAAGATGATTCTGATGAGCCCTGAGTCTGAGACATACTGGTGTATGAGATCCACGGGCTTCAGAAGGTGATGGGAAGAGAGGCCCACCCATGAGGTAGAGTGTGGAGAGGCAGTTTTCTCTAGGAACTGGGATTTTTAAACAAGGTCTCCAAGTGACTCTGATGTATGGGTTCTGTGGACAACATGAAGGGAAATCTTGCCTCTAGGATGATAGTAACTAAGCGTGAAGTCTTTGAAACCAGACTCTAAATACTACTATTTAGTACCTATGCAACTTTGGGGAAGTTGGTTGGCATTTCTGTATCTCAGTTtacttatctggaaaatggagttaataatggTGTCTACTTTATAAATCTGTGAAGATTGGATGAGTTGATAAATGTAAAGTGTttgaaatataacatatattcaatattcaataaaaaatagagcTTCTTTTCAGCCAGATCACACCtccacaaagaaaattaaaagtgatggatttttatttacaaaataaataatagaccAATGTATAATGCCCAGATTCCTGTTAAAGTTCAAAGAGTTCAAGGCTATGAGAGGTTTTTAAGCAggatgtatgattccattttcggTACCTTATTATTTGCCACTAATCCACATGTCTATTTTTACCAAGATGTCTAATCTTAGGGATTCATTATATCCTCAGAACTGGAGTGCCTGCAAAAAGCTAGctctttaaaatgtgaatttgtaGCAGATGCATGATTAAGAAAATAACTAAGTCTTTTAAGATAACAATTTTTGGATGGTTCTGCATCCCCCAAAGTCTCTTATCTGATCCAAGCTCCAAAgtaaatcaaaatatttgttcTAAAGTTGACAAGAGCTTGGAAATTCTCAACAGATGGGATCTTAACTGGCTCTGGAATACTTCAGATTAtgtgaaacaaacaaactacaaaaataacTCTAGTCTTCCcaggattttataaaattataaaaggaattatTATTTGCTTGGTTAGGAATTTCTCCCTAATCCTGCTTACTAAAATGCCTCCAAAACAAGCATGTATGACTATTAAAACATCATACATATGTTACTCGAAGTGTTAGGCCAaaagctcttgatttcagtttcttATTAGGGGTCTAACTCTTTCTGGTTGTGGCTCTTTGTAGACATCATTCTTACCAATCCATCAGAGCTgtcatcttctttccttcttttccacagATTCAATTGTGTCTGTGATTTGGGAAGTTGGTAAAAGCAGAGAACTGTGCTGCCTCTGCCCTACCTCTACCCCTACCCCAGTAACGGCCCAGTGACAAACACAAGGGATCTCTACccta
It contains:
- the LOC121486751 gene encoding xaa-Pro aminopeptidase 1-like yields the protein MTSGLLPLLVALRPLIVCVTLDGLGISWKDKVADLRLKMAERNVVWFVVTALDEIAWLFNLRGSDVEHNPVFFSYAIIGLETIMLFIDGDRIDDPSVKEHLLFDLGLEAEYRIQVLPYKSILSELKALCANLSPREKVWVSDKASYAVSEAIPKDHRCCMPYTPICIAKAVKNSAESDGMRRAHIKDAVALCELFNWLEKEVPKGGVSEISAADKAEEFRRQQADFVDLNFPTISSTGPNGTIIHYAPVPETNRTLSLEEVYLIDSGAQYKDGTTDVTRTMHFGSPTAYEKECFTYVLKGHIAVSAAVFPTGTKGHLLDSFARSALWDSGLDYLHGTGHGVGSFLNVHEGPCGISYKTSDEPLEAGMIVTDEPGYYEDGAFGIRIENVVLVVPVKTKYNFNNRGSLTFEPLTLVPIQTKMIDVDSLTDKECDWLNNYHLTCRDVIGKELQKQGCQEALEWLIRETQPISKQH